A DNA window from Anaerocolumna sp. AGMB13020 contains the following coding sequences:
- a CDS encoding class I SAM-dependent methyltransferase — protein sequence MKDEGKKLQSLELIERLRSGEKQVLREARWLMYLAVTAQENINLERLHSMEEKSSSYICDYVERTLHILNNLKAPKHISALVEEVLIWSEVSKGGTDYFRRRWLKQGINLFVHNKGSAEIYLKDSKAEEREKHIIYTLISTHGLIGQYIRGEVSLSENRPLTELIESKFVTKEELVLILTTLNHCIIAAVDTGLWEQIEAEAVAAIHRIAAGDLKTDYNIKERLKRLRKTSVQNGEDFTAAYDNLTKEKTVLKALENLLKNRDLWFVESALYDFTLEEFIKIFLLTSKELKDSVKHISFEPLMKDIYYQHEGKKRINIYKKRILEHYLSGMTFEEILLEKYRDSPHVSHSVNLYQQLDDTLFFTFLYSPAGEKLIEFCVEAEKADVLYESAIILLFDLFGLRKDKYDRFYEEETYLNTMNQSIDYKKIILEYLTGDKIIDIGPGGGALMDLIEDNAPDKQVIGIEIAQNVLDNLKRKKQLEDKKWEVMYGDALNLSQYMDKNSVDTIIFCSILHELFSYIEYEGKKFNYDTLAAAFISAFDILRPGGRIIIRDGIMTEDKEEQRIIRFLSKDGMEFLKRYAEDFKGREINYKVIGHNEVILPINDAMEFLYTYTWGEKSYIHEVNEQFGYFTPLGFENFITEVLGNKAKIIILKHFLQEGYTIALSQKIEFYDINRNAVRLPDSTCLVVIEKIS from the coding sequence ATGAAAGACGAAGGAAAAAAACTGCAATCCCTGGAATTAATTGAGCGGTTAAGAAGCGGTGAAAAGCAAGTATTGCGGGAAGCCAGATGGCTGATGTATCTGGCAGTAACTGCACAGGAGAATATTAATTTGGAAAGACTGCATTCCATGGAAGAAAAAAGCAGCAGTTATATTTGTGATTATGTGGAACGTACGCTTCATATATTGAATAACCTTAAGGCACCGAAGCATATCTCTGCACTGGTAGAAGAGGTGCTTATCTGGTCTGAAGTTTCAAAAGGGGGGACGGATTACTTTCGAAGACGCTGGTTGAAACAGGGGATAAACCTCTTTGTTCACAACAAAGGTTCGGCAGAAATATATCTAAAAGACAGTAAAGCAGAAGAAAGGGAAAAACACATAATATATACTCTTATCAGCACCCATGGGTTGATTGGACAGTATATCAGGGGAGAAGTTTCTCTTAGCGAAAACAGACCTTTGACAGAGTTAATTGAAAGTAAGTTTGTAACAAAAGAGGAATTGGTGCTTATTTTAACAACCCTAAATCATTGTATCATTGCAGCCGTTGATACTGGCTTATGGGAGCAGATTGAAGCAGAGGCAGTTGCTGCGATACACCGTATTGCGGCAGGTGATCTTAAGACTGATTATAATATAAAAGAACGGCTTAAACGTCTTAGAAAGACATCTGTGCAAAATGGTGAGGATTTTACAGCGGCCTATGACAACCTGACGAAGGAAAAAACGGTATTAAAGGCTCTTGAGAATCTGTTAAAAAACAGGGACTTATGGTTCGTAGAAAGTGCATTGTACGACTTTACGCTGGAGGAATTCATAAAAATCTTTCTCCTAACCAGTAAAGAGTTAAAGGATTCCGTTAAACATATCAGCTTTGAACCCCTTATGAAAGATATCTATTATCAGCATGAAGGAAAGAAGCGAATAAATATATACAAAAAACGTATACTGGAGCATTACCTTTCCGGTATGACTTTTGAGGAAATTCTTCTTGAAAAATACCGGGACAGCCCTCATGTTTCTCACAGCGTAAACCTTTATCAGCAACTGGACGATACGCTTTTCTTTACCTTTTTATATTCTCCGGCAGGAGAAAAACTGATTGAATTCTGTGTGGAGGCCGAGAAAGCAGATGTCCTTTATGAGAGTGCCATAATACTTCTTTTTGATCTCTTTGGATTGAGAAAAGATAAATATGACAGATTTTATGAGGAAGAAACCTATTTAAACACCATGAACCAGAGTATTGATTATAAAAAAATCATCTTAGAATATCTGACAGGTGATAAAATCATTGATATTGGTCCCGGTGGTGGCGCCTTAATGGACCTGATTGAGGACAATGCACCTGATAAGCAGGTGATAGGCATTGAGATTGCCCAAAATGTATTGGACAATCTCAAACGTAAGAAGCAATTGGAAGATAAGAAATGGGAGGTTATGTATGGAGATGCCTTGAATCTAAGCCAGTATATGGATAAGAACAGTGTGGATACCATAATCTTTTGTTCCATTCTCCATGAACTCTTCTCATACATTGAATACGAGGGAAAGAAGTTTAACTACGATACTCTTGCCGCGGCTTTTATAAGTGCTTTTGATATATTAAGACCCGGCGGCAGAATCATAATACGTGACGGAATAATGACAGAAGACAAAGAGGAGCAGCGGATTATACGCTTTTTATCAAAGGACGGAATGGAATTCTTAAAGCGTTATGCAGAGGATTTTAAAGGGAGGGAAATCAATTATAAAGTCATCGGACATAATGAAGTTATCCTTCCCATAAATGATGCAATGGAATTTCTTTATACTTATACGTGGGGAGAAAAATCCTATATCCATGAAGTGAATGAGCAGTTTGGATATTTTACACCTCTGGGTTTTGAAAATTTTATTACAGAGGTTCTTGGTAACAAAGCGAAGATAATTATTCTGAAACACTTTTTGCAAGAGGGGTATACCATAGCTCTTTCTCAGAAAATAGAATTTTATGATATAAACAGAAATGCAGTTAGGCTTCCGGACAGTACCTGTCTTGTGGTTATTGAAAAAATATCATAG
- the recQ gene encoding DNA helicase RecQ has translation MKQATVRLEQAKEILKKYFGYNSFRNGQERLVGSLLEGKDVLGVMPTGAGKSICYQVPGILFQGVSLVISPLISLMKDQVAALNEAGIHAAYINSSLSARQVSLALQYAREGKYQMIYVAPERLETQEFLNFAFNTDISMVAVDEAHCISQWGQDFRPSYLKIIQFIEILPKRPILCAFTATATKEVMEDISCILKLQTPEVVVTGFDRENLFYEVRAPKDKTAVIMEYLENHRNQCGIIYCNTRNNVEELWELINREGILTAKYHAGLPDGERNQNQEDFIYDRKPLMIATNAFGMGIDKSNVRFVIHYNMPKNMESYYQEAGRAGRDGEPSECLLLYSGKDVEINKFLIEKGNSNEDIDPFAKDLIKERDMDRLKKMTYYCFTKDCLREYILNYFGQYGDNACGNCSNCLTEYEETDVTELSRDIAGCIKESGQRYGVNVIIATLLGSRAAKLSANNMVNSSYYGKQSHHQESFLKQVFNKLILDEYLFATSDKYSVVKLNRKALSLIEGETSVNIKTSKTNTGDRETSDKSYSKIRGLKRSEVLNSKGLDLFDHLRQVRTAIAREEGMPPYIIFSDKTLTDMCVKLPFSKEEMLHVTGVGENKYERFGEKFIQVILEHTHGRKEAYAYEQLPEPTTVTEGTVRTRKTKEEFYLTDEMKSLFIPEENLSISQFTDKLNEMRDETVMKRLTSVSMTTLLKEEGYLEERFNKLLGRNETIPTEKGRKAGIVTESRLSQKGNEYEAVVYNAHGQQLLLALLDERNGRRL, from the coding sequence ATGAAGCAAGCAACAGTCAGGCTTGAACAGGCAAAAGAGATTTTGAAAAAATATTTTGGATACAATAGTTTCAGAAATGGACAAGAAAGGCTGGTAGGCAGCCTTCTTGAAGGAAAAGATGTACTTGGGGTAATGCCTACAGGGGCTGGTAAATCAATATGCTATCAGGTTCCTGGAATCCTGTTTCAAGGGGTGTCCCTGGTAATTTCACCTTTAATCTCTCTTATGAAAGATCAGGTAGCAGCATTGAATGAAGCAGGTATTCATGCAGCTTATATTAACAGTTCCCTGTCAGCCAGACAGGTAAGCCTTGCCCTTCAATATGCCAGAGAAGGTAAATATCAGATGATCTATGTGGCGCCGGAGAGACTTGAAACACAGGAATTTCTTAATTTTGCATTCAATACAGATATTTCCATGGTAGCCGTTGATGAAGCGCACTGTATCTCACAGTGGGGACAGGATTTCAGACCGAGTTATCTTAAGATTATTCAATTCATTGAAATATTGCCCAAACGACCAATTCTTTGTGCTTTTACGGCAACTGCCACAAAAGAGGTTATGGAGGATATCAGCTGTATCTTAAAACTTCAAACGCCGGAAGTGGTTGTAACGGGTTTTGACAGAGAGAATCTCTTCTATGAAGTGAGAGCCCCGAAAGATAAAACAGCAGTTATAATGGAATATCTGGAAAATCACAGAAATCAGTGTGGAATAATTTACTGCAATACCAGAAATAATGTTGAGGAATTGTGGGAACTGATTAACAGAGAAGGTATTCTGACCGCTAAATACCATGCCGGTTTGCCGGATGGGGAAAGAAATCAGAACCAGGAGGACTTTATCTATGACCGGAAGCCCTTAATGATTGCAACCAATGCTTTTGGGATGGGAATAGATAAGTCCAATGTTCGATTTGTCATTCATTACAATATGCCAAAGAATATGGAGAGTTATTATCAGGAGGCAGGAAGAGCTGGGCGTGATGGTGAACCTTCTGAATGCCTGCTATTATACAGCGGTAAGGATGTAGAAATCAATAAGTTCCTGATCGAGAAGGGGAACTCCAATGAAGACATAGATCCCTTTGCGAAAGATCTTATCAAAGAGCGTGATATGGACCGGCTTAAGAAAATGACTTATTATTGCTTTACGAAAGACTGCTTACGAGAGTATATTCTGAATTATTTTGGTCAATACGGAGACAATGCCTGTGGTAATTGCTCAAACTGTCTTACCGAATATGAAGAAACTGATGTAACGGAACTTAGCAGGGATATTGCAGGCTGTATAAAAGAGAGCGGACAAAGATACGGAGTTAATGTTATTATTGCGACTTTACTTGGGAGCCGTGCAGCCAAATTATCAGCGAACAACATGGTCAATTCCAGTTATTATGGTAAACAGTCCCATCATCAGGAAAGCTTCCTAAAGCAAGTGTTCAATAAATTGATATTAGATGAATACCTGTTTGCAACAAGTGATAAGTACTCAGTGGTAAAATTAAACCGTAAAGCTTTGAGTCTTATAGAAGGAGAAACATCGGTTAATATAAAGACCTCAAAAACCAATACCGGGGATAGAGAAACCTCTGATAAGAGCTACAGTAAAATCAGAGGCCTGAAACGTTCGGAGGTATTAAACTCCAAAGGTCTGGATTTATTTGATCATTTAAGACAGGTACGAACAGCCATAGCAAGGGAAGAAGGTATGCCGCCTTACATTATCTTCTCAGATAAGACTCTGACAGATATGTGTGTTAAATTGCCTTTCAGCAAAGAAGAAATGCTTCATGTAACAGGAGTTGGTGAGAACAAATATGAACGATTCGGGGAAAAATTTATACAGGTGATTCTTGAACATACTCACGGCAGAAAAGAAGCCTATGCTTACGAACAACTGCCAGAACCAACAACTGTAACAGAAGGTACTGTACGTACCAGAAAAACAAAGGAGGAGTTCTATCTGACGGATGAGATGAAAAGCCTCTTTATACCGGAAGAAAATCTTTCAATCAGCCAATTTACAGATAAGTTAAATGAAATGCGGGATGAAACTGTAATGAAGAGACTTACTTCCGTCAGTATGACGACTTTATTAAAAGAAGAGGGGTATTTGGAAGAACGCTTTAATAAGCTTCTCGGAAGAAATGAAACCATTCCCACGGAAAAAGGCCGGAAAGCAGGGATTGTAACAGAAAGTCGACTAAGCCAGAAGGGAAACGAATATGAGGCTGTTGTATACAATGCCCATGGTCAGCAACTTCTTTTAGCATTATTAGATGAACGTAATGGCAGGAGGTTATGA
- a CDS encoding GNAT family N-acetyltransferase yields MFIQNKNLLIREAEVKDAEILCMWWNDGKVMAHAGFPNGLGISLEKLQKQLTVPDSIVNRLIIEADNRAIGEMSYSNTGDGGAEIGIKICDESQQEKGYGRIFLSMLIKELFRTGYKKILLDTNLNNTRAQHIYEKLGFSKVRVNKDAWRDQLGSLQTSVDYELTQTTFIDFT; encoded by the coding sequence ATGTTTATACAGAATAAAAATCTGCTAATCAGAGAGGCAGAAGTAAAGGATGCAGAAATCCTGTGTATGTGGTGGAATGACGGAAAAGTAATGGCACATGCAGGATTTCCTAATGGACTAGGTATCTCCTTAGAGAAATTACAGAAACAACTTACTGTTCCTGATAGCATAGTTAATCGCTTGATTATAGAAGCAGATAACAGGGCAATTGGTGAAATGAGTTATAGTAACACAGGAGATGGCGGCGCAGAAATAGGAATAAAAATATGTGATGAGTCTCAACAGGAAAAGGGGTATGGTCGTATATTTTTATCGATGCTGATCAAAGAACTGTTCCGTACAGGGTATAAAAAGATCTTACTGGATACGAACCTTAATAATACGAGAGCCCAGCATATATATGAAAAATTGGGCTTTTCAAAGGTTAGAGTTAATAAGGATGCTTGGAGAGATCAGCTTGGAAGTTTGCAAACCTCTGTTGATTATGAACTGACCCAGACCACATTTATAGATTTTACCTAA
- a CDS encoding GNAT family N-acetyltransferase yields the protein MPKERIEIRPFVYEDIYGFNEMFSAYFREDFKIVISDTKINVICSEIAESVTSKITWMDMLLVDSKLTGFIYYQIDNPESDWCEREGWGFIREIYIKSDMRGESLGSKLVTRVEKELYNKGARNIYLTSDEMGQFWTFCGYKKTEKLSEINHDPIYEK from the coding sequence ATGCCAAAAGAAAGAATTGAAATTCGTCCTTTTGTTTATGAGGATATATACGGATTTAATGAAATGTTCTCCGCTTACTTTAGAGAGGATTTTAAGATTGTAATTTCTGATACGAAAATAAATGTTATATGCAGTGAAATAGCAGAGAGTGTGACCTCAAAGATTACATGGATGGATATGCTTTTAGTTGACAGTAAGTTGACAGGTTTTATCTACTATCAAATCGATAATCCTGAAAGTGATTGGTGTGAACGAGAAGGATGGGGATTTATACGAGAAATCTATATTAAAAGCGATATGAGAGGAGAAAGCCTGGGTTCAAAATTAGTTACTCGTGTTGAAAAAGAACTTTATAATAAAGGAGCACGAAATATTTATCTGACCTCAGATGAAATGGGACAATTTTGGACTTTTTGTGGTTATAAGAAAACTGAGAAACTCAGTGAGATAAATCATGACCCAATATATGAAAAATAA
- a CDS encoding aspartate carbamoyltransferase regulatory subunit, with translation MLNIGGLNEGIVIDHIEAGGAMKIYSYLNLEKLDCSVAIIKNAKSNKMGKKDIIKIDGNLDMDLDILGVLDRNITVNIIENGEIKRKRNLNLPDKVTNIIKCKNPRCITSIEQDLPHIFKLTDKEKGVYRCVYCEQAFKRS, from the coding sequence ATGCTTAATATCGGCGGTCTAAATGAAGGAATCGTAATTGACCATATTGAGGCTGGTGGAGCGATGAAGATATATTCTTATCTTAATCTCGAGAAGCTGGACTGTAGCGTTGCTATTATCAAAAATGCCAAAAGTAATAAAATGGGTAAGAAAGATATTATTAAAATAGATGGCAATCTGGATATGGACCTGGATATATTGGGAGTTCTGGACAGAAATATTACTGTAAATATTATTGAAAATGGAGAGATTAAGAGAAAGCGAAATCTGAACCTGCCGGATAAGGTAACCAATATTATCAAATGCAAGAATCCAAGATGCATCACCTCTATAGAACAGGACCTCCCCCATATCTTCAAACTTACGGACAAAGAAAAAGGTGTATATCGCTGCGTTTATTGCGAACAGGCTTTTAAGAGATCCTAA
- the pyrB gene encoding aspartate carbamoyltransferase yields the protein MKHLISPLDLSVTELEDILELADNIINAPKNYSDICHGKKLATLFYEPSTRTRLSFEAAMLNLGGNVLGFSSADSSSAAKGESVADTIRVISSYADICAMRHPKEGAPLVASTYSSIPVINAGDGGHNHPTQTLTDLFTISKLKGRLNNLTVGFCGDLKFGRTVHSLINALVRYENIHFVLISPEELKIPAYLREEVLDTSENSYEEVRNLEAVLPSLDLLYMTRVQKERFFNEEDYIRLKDSFILDSKKMTLAKEDMLVLHPLPRVNEIATEVDNDKRAVYFKQAEFGVYVRMALIMKLLEVA from the coding sequence ATGAAACATCTTATTAGTCCCCTCGACTTATCTGTAACAGAATTAGAGGATATCCTGGAATTAGCCGACAACATTATCAATGCTCCAAAGAATTATTCCGATATCTGCCATGGCAAGAAACTGGCAACTCTCTTCTATGAACCAAGTACGAGAACAAGATTAAGTTTTGAAGCCGCAATGCTTAACTTAGGCGGCAATGTTTTAGGTTTTTCATCTGCAGATTCTTCCTCTGCAGCAAAAGGTGAAAGCGTTGCCGATACCATCCGTGTTATCTCCAGTTATGCTGATATCTGTGCTATGCGTCATCCCAAAGAAGGCGCTCCCCTCGTTGCTTCTACTTATTCTTCTATTCCAGTAATTAATGCCGGTGACGGCGGTCACAATCATCCTACCCAGACTTTAACAGATTTATTTACGATTTCCAAATTAAAAGGCAGACTTAATAATTTAACTGTTGGTTTCTGTGGTGATTTAAAATTCGGAAGAACAGTTCACTCTCTCATTAATGCTCTTGTTCGATATGAGAATATCCACTTTGTTTTAATTTCCCCTGAAGAACTGAAAATACCTGCCTATTTAAGAGAAGAAGTATTAGATACTTCGGAGAATTCTTATGAAGAGGTAAGGAACCTGGAAGCTGTCCTACCAAGCCTTGATCTTTTATATATGACAAGGGTGCAGAAGGAACGCTTTTTTAATGAAGAGGATTATATTCGCTTAAAGGACTCTTTTATTCTGGATAGCAAGAAAATGACCCTGGCAAAGGAAGATATGCTGGTACTCCATCCGCTGCCAAGAGTCAACGAAATCGCAACGGAAGTGGATAACGACAAACGTGCAGTTTATTTCAAGCAGGCTGAATTCGGCGTATATGTCAGAATGGCTTTAATCATGAAATTATTGGAGGTGGCTTAA
- a CDS encoding MBL fold metallo-hydrolase, which yields MKMNEKGQMVAPATCRMTAEDFENKGGTSVYWLGGGGAMINCQGTIIMIDPVLEGFDMPLLIDIPILPQEVPEVDAILVSHSDSDHYSRATCKNLKSVCNAYHTTLYVASLMKEECDIDGNGHDIADHIQVGEIDIELTPADHAWQRLFESYNYRVWEDRECCGFYLRTRDAKIWYVGDSRLMECQLRMDPPDVILFDFSDNYVHIGLENAYKLANTYPDTKLLLIHWGTIDAPNEKAFNGNPQNIFDHVVNPERIIVLAPGQEYKIR from the coding sequence ATGAAAATGAACGAAAAAGGCCAAATGGTAGCACCTGCTACCTGTAGGATGACAGCCGAAGATTTTGAAAATAAAGGTGGAACAAGTGTATATTGGTTAGGCGGTGGAGGGGCCATGATAAACTGTCAGGGCACAATTATCATGATTGATCCCGTATTGGAAGGGTTTGATATGCCGCTATTAATAGATATACCGATTTTGCCACAAGAAGTACCTGAGGTGGATGCGATTCTGGTTTCCCATTCAGATAGTGATCATTATTCCAGAGCTACCTGTAAGAACTTGAAATCTGTATGCAATGCATATCACACAACGCTCTATGTCGCTTCATTAATGAAGGAAGAGTGTGATATTGATGGAAATGGCCATGATATAGCAGACCATATTCAAGTGGGTGAGATAGACATAGAACTGACACCTGCTGATCACGCCTGGCAGAGATTGTTTGAAAGCTATAATTACCGAGTATGGGAAGACAGAGAATGTTGTGGATTTTATTTGCGTACAAGAGATGCAAAAATCTGGTATGTTGGAGATTCCAGATTAATGGAATGCCAGCTGCGCATGGATCCACCAGATGTAATACTCTTTGATTTCTCAGATAATTATGTACATATTGGTTTGGAGAATGCATACAAACTAGCCAATACTTATCCTGATACGAAGCTTTTACTGATTCATTGGGGAACAATTGATGCACCAAATGAGAAAGCATTTAATGGCAATCCGCAAAATATCTTCGACCATGTAGTCAATCCAGAGCGCATTATTGTGCTGGCACCAGGCCAGGAATACAAGATTCGTTAA
- a CDS encoding immunoglobulin-like domain-containing protein yields MIKKVMKRSVAVIAIFSMLAAAMTGCSKKGTEETVKPTGEAVTAEPTETTTPAGEAKVLRWGTHWQAGLDPNYQDPTTGEYTMDEASRQASLAALQAAKEQLNVDVEFVQYATDTRSELITSVLANNPVCDIAVLWGGSENTILSQNILQPLDDYADMFSDSEYSWMFYDKLYGHNYFLTSKQAFIPRWPLVYNATMIEKVDSLKDSDGKTIYPTDLFQDGKWTWSAFKDYLSKIQSFYANTKAPDGTEFDTVKAYETDHRFAGLSATFAAGGEIYGANGLAADSKESLKAVAYVKELMDAGVLTECGLYDDGFTPKWLQGSNDFGAGATVFTDSADWIIAGAASAAADRGESIGIVPWPRPDDMAADDPNYKQVLTVGDSMGILKGVDAETTKLALEFLKVYYSTYYKTLGGVDSVSAYKDSAATAQATNLGFDIFNETYGDDLLKTFQYIANQTVPNDYSDLLGFRVVWDDILGKSFYGVDGYASYDVSIAANKNLFTEKAANMEAILSSDEIRDNIAPSISASAALVFPVGTDPKSVAFSDYVSIEDAVDGVLDATTATYDYSATDFTKVGSYGDGLKVKMADKSGNEGSMNTTVIVFNPDNKTAPVVTPVEGYRQIKLDEDASKISWKGDFIASALDADGLDVSANIAADISNLDTSTPGDYDVVVTVTDFAGNSSEVTLTVTVGEAE; encoded by the coding sequence ATGATTAAAAAAGTAATGAAAAGATCAGTAGCGGTAATAGCCATCTTTTCAATGCTGGCAGCAGCAATGACTGGCTGCTCCAAAAAAGGTACGGAAGAAACAGTTAAGCCAACAGGAGAAGCTGTTACTGCCGAGCCGACAGAAACAACTACACCTGCAGGAGAAGCAAAAGTCCTGCGTTGGGGAACACACTGGCAAGCAGGTCTGGATCCCAATTATCAGGATCCTACTACAGGGGAATACACAATGGATGAAGCCTCCAGACAGGCATCCTTAGCCGCATTACAGGCAGCCAAAGAACAGCTTAATGTAGACGTGGAATTTGTACAATACGCAACAGATACAAGAAGCGAATTGATAACAAGTGTACTTGCTAATAATCCAGTTTGTGACATTGCAGTCCTTTGGGGTGGTTCAGAAAATACAATTTTATCACAGAACATTTTACAGCCTCTTGATGATTATGCGGATATGTTCTCTGATTCCGAGTATTCCTGGATGTTTTATGATAAGTTATATGGTCACAATTATTTCCTGACTTCCAAGCAGGCTTTTATTCCCAGATGGCCATTAGTATATAATGCAACCATGATAGAAAAAGTAGATTCCTTAAAAGACAGCGATGGAAAAACCATCTATCCTACCGATCTTTTCCAAGATGGTAAATGGACCTGGAGTGCCTTTAAAGATTATCTGTCAAAAATCCAGAGCTTTTATGCAAATACAAAAGCTCCAGACGGTACTGAATTTGATACTGTTAAAGCTTATGAGACAGATCACCGTTTTGCCGGACTTTCTGCAACCTTTGCAGCTGGCGGAGAGATATACGGTGCCAATGGTTTAGCTGCTGATTCCAAAGAATCCTTAAAAGCAGTTGCATATGTAAAAGAACTTATGGATGCAGGTGTATTAACAGAGTGCGGACTTTATGACGATGGTTTCACACCTAAATGGTTACAGGGTTCCAATGATTTTGGTGCAGGTGCAACTGTATTTACAGACAGTGCTGACTGGATCATTGCCGGTGCAGCTTCAGCTGCAGCAGACAGAGGTGAGTCCATTGGTATCGTTCCCTGGCCTAGACCCGATGATATGGCTGCTGATGACCCTAACTACAAACAAGTATTAACCGTTGGTGACAGTATGGGTATCTTAAAGGGTGTTGATGCTGAAACAACGAAACTGGCACTTGAATTCTTAAAGGTATATTACAGTACATATTATAAGACCCTTGGAGGTGTTGACAGTGTTTCTGCTTACAAAGACAGTGCAGCGACAGCCCAGGCTACTAATTTAGGTTTTGATATCTTTAATGAAACTTATGGCGATGACCTGTTAAAGACTTTCCAGTATATTGCGAATCAGACAGTGCCAAATGATTACTCCGACCTTCTTGGTTTCCGTGTGGTTTGGGATGACATTTTAGGCAAATCTTTTTACGGTGTTGATGGTTATGCATCCTATGATGTATCGATCGCAGCCAATAAGAACCTGTTTACAGAAAAAGCAGCCAATATGGAGGCAATTCTTTCCAGCGATGAAATCAGAGATAATATTGCTCCTTCAATCTCAGCGTCAGCAGCGCTAGTGTTCCCTGTTGGAACAGATCCTAAGAGTGTTGCCTTTTCTGACTATGTATCCATTGAAGACGCGGTAGATGGTGTGCTTGATGCTACAACTGCAACTTATGACTATTCTGCAACTGATTTTACTAAGGTTGGAAGTTATGGCGACGGACTTAAGGTTAAGATGGCTGACAAATCCGGCAATGAAGGAAGTATGAATACAACAGTTATCGTATTTAATCCTGATAACAAAACTGCTCCTGTCGTTACACCTGTTGAAGGTTACCGTCAGATTAAACTGGATGAAGATGCTTCCAAAATCTCCTGGAAAGGTGATTTTATAGCAAGTGCACTGGATGCAGACGGATTGGATGTTTCTGCCAATATCGCAGCAGATATCTCGAACCTTGATACTTCTACACCAGGAGATTATGATGTTGTAGTTACAGTAACAGACTTTGCAGGAAACAGCAGTGAAGTAACATTGACTGTCACAGTTGGAGAAGCAGAGTAA